A single region of the Aureibacter tunicatorum genome encodes:
- a CDS encoding ParA family protein — MKKVISIINHKGGVGKTTTAVNLSKALALSGHKVLMIDIDPQGNLSQNFGFENPSDQLINALVDGKLLPVQVVDEGLFLVPSGIDLIEAESSLVNVMSGIARLKRALAPVRNEYDYVIIDCPPSLNILSQNAIIASDSVIVAVEPTKFASSGLDRMFELIKDAQHDMNEDLKIEGILFTMVDNRLAIQKYVQQLVSETFDDLPVFETVIRRNVALQEASFEGKDVFAHAPKSYGAEDYEALAKEILQKEVVNG; from the coding sequence ATGAAAAAGGTAATTTCGATAATCAATCATAAGGGAGGTGTGGGCAAAACCACGACAGCTGTTAACTTGTCCAAGGCATTGGCTTTGAGTGGACATAAAGTGTTGATGATAGATATAGATCCGCAGGGAAATCTTTCTCAGAATTTTGGATTTGAAAACCCGTCGGATCAATTGATAAATGCGCTTGTGGATGGAAAACTGCTACCTGTCCAGGTTGTGGACGAAGGTTTGTTTTTGGTGCCATCTGGCATTGACTTGATAGAAGCGGAGTCTTCATTGGTGAATGTGATGTCAGGAATCGCTCGACTAAAAAGAGCGCTTGCGCCTGTTCGAAATGAATATGATTATGTGATTATCGATTGTCCTCCAAGCTTGAATATTTTGTCTCAGAATGCCATCATAGCTTCTGATAGTGTCATAGTGGCTGTGGAACCAACTAAATTTGCAAGTTCCGGGCTTGATAGGATGTTTGAGTTGATTAAGGATGCTCAGCATGACATGAATGAAGATTTGAAGATCGAGGGGATACTTTTTACGATGGTGGATAACAGGCTGGCGATACAGAAGTATGTTCAGCAGTTGGTTAGCGAGACATTTGACGACTTGCCTGTTTTTGAGACTGTGATAAGAAGAAATGTTGCTTTGCAGGAAGCTTCTTTCGAAGGGAAGGATGTGTTTGCTCATGCGCCTAAAAGCTATGGAGCGGAAGATTATGAGGCATTAGCTAAGGAGATTTTGCAAAAGGAGGTAGTCAATGGCTAA